TGCGATAGACAGTTATTGTGAACGAATAGCTGTGCGAGAATTGCAGTTTCGTATTTCAATGTTGATTTTGTTTAACTGAATGTGATTTCTACACCTTATGAAGTGAATACTTCCTTTACCGGTTTTTCCAATGGCAGGAGGCAGAGCCGCGGCTTCCGCAGCAACAGTATCGCTAAGAGAAAGGTTGCCTTCTCTTGCTTCAATCTATAAGAATGCTGGTTCTGGATACGCATCTAGAGAATGGATTTCAGGACTGCTTGCGCTTCCTGCTGGAGGTTTGGTCGACATTACAAAACTCTATTAAAACAAACGTTATTGATTCTGGCTAAAATGCTATAAATTTCTTCCATTCGCTGGGTGTAGGATTTGATTTAATGGATCCAGCAGGATGGAGCCAAAATAAGATGGGATAGGCCTCCATCTTAGATTATGAAAATTTACGATGGTCGTGGCCTCTGGCATTTTcactttcattttttcttatttctagAACTTTAGAATCTAAACTTTATATAGTTTTCTTACTATGGCCGGCCTTGTTGCAAAATTATTAGTTTAGACAAATTATTATCCATATCTAATACTCTTTTACCATAAGAATTAGAATTAGCATGAGTTCTCTACAGTTAGGAGAGTTAAAATCGAACGTCTTAAAAACTTCATCAGAATAAAAATGACTAAATGTTGGTATATATCTTGATAGAGCGATGTGAATAGGGAGGGTGATCCACTTTCTCCCATTATTTCTGTCCAGTGTCCACCATCCTAACTGACACAtaaatcttttttctttgaacGTAGTTTACATGCTTCAGGAGCAGGAAGCACATGCCGCAGAGGTAATACAACAAACTTGGATTCCTTGTTCTCGTTTTCCTTGCCCTTAATGTGTAGTTAGTGATTCCCATTAATTATTCTAACTTACTTTCTCATAACTTCTCTCAGTTTGAGCGCACGTTTATAGCCATCAAGCCAGATGGTGTACAGAGAGGGCTGGTAAGACTAAACATACCCATGCGATGTTTTTCTTTATGCCAATTCTCATTTGACATTTAGCAGCTCTGTTTTATTATCTTGCATCTTGGTATTTGTTTTCAAGATTGTGAACTCTtgattttttcaattttcaatctTCAACATGAATGATACTTCTTTAGATTCGCTAATTTTGAATCCAATcatatgttttgtttttggGTCGACTGGCCATTTAGATTTCACGGGCTGGATATTATAATGCATAGTTCATGTGTCTTGTGAAAGATGAGGTTCTTGACTTTTTTTACGTGAGGTTCTCTATATGATCCACAAATTCTGTTGTTCCTCGATGATCTATCTcacataaaaataaaagataaaaagaaaaagaaggaaaaagcaAAGATGTGTGGACTAATCTATACtgattgttattttttcttgattGGGAAGGGTGTCCAAATATTTATCTGATCCAAATCTCATTATGTGCAACAGATATCAGAAATCATATCCCGTTTCGAGAGGAAAGGGTTTAAACTCGTAGGCATTAAAGTTGTTGTCCCATCAAAGGAATTTGCTCAGAAGCATTATCACGATCTGAAGGAAAGACCCTTCTTTAATGGCCTCTGCGAATTTCTTAGCTCTGGCCCCGTCATTGCAATGGTTAGTCAGAACCAAAAATTATTGTATGTTGGTTGCAACTCTTTTGAGTTTGGTTAGATTATAACTTTTTATAATTCGACAGGTTTGGGAAGGCGAGGGAGTGATCAGATATGGACGAAAACTTATTGGAGCAACAGATCCACAGAAATCTGAGCCCGGTACCATTCGAGGAGATCTAGCTGTTGTAGTTGGCAGGTAATGTTTATTACTTCAATTAATACATAGCCTTTTTGTTACGATTGTTGGACCAATTATTCTTAAGGAATAGAGAAACACAACACAGCATGAGAATCACTCTCTAGATTCTAACACTCAGGCTCGGCCAACTTCCCCAATTACTTTTAGTTAGTATAGTTAGTTAACTCATTTATTCCTTACGAATATCTCACCCCAAAACCTAGATATTAATAGACGTGATTTTACTTTAAAACATTGTTTTCCCCGAATTctcattttcaaaattcaagcattaaaaatatatagaatttTGGGGTTTGATGCGACTATGAATGTGTGTGAGAGTTAGAAAATGTATATGATAGTATTTACAACTATATTAGAAGATtaagattgtttttttttttttggcgtATTTTATTTCTAAAGACATCTTAAAAGTATTTATATTATCAATTTTTAGACCGACAATTATCATGTTAATTTGATTTAGATTAAAATTCTACTTTAGTCCCGGTTCATTTAAGATGTTTATACTTCCAAAATGTTTATTTTGatcaaattaataattttgattaaGTTTGACTGTGACCATTTTTGTCGTTCTATTTCACTCTCATTTTGAAGGATTAAAATGATCCTCAAAAGATTCTAACACCAAAATAAATCAAAGTATACGAACTAGAAATAGTTTTTAAACCTTTGATTTAAATACGGAGGAACATCATCAATAGATAACATCGATTTGCAAGAGGATGTTAAAAGATCATACATTTTTAATCATACAGTTTTACTAAACATCTATTTATAATTTAACAATCAATCTCGTGCTTTGATCTAAATAACACAGGAACATCATCCATGGAAGCGATGGGCCAGAGACTGCAAAAGACGAGATCAACTTGTGGTTCAAGCCAGAGGAATTGGTTAGCTACACAAGCAATGCAGAGAAATGGATCTACGGAGAAAACTGATGAGTTTTCCtatccctttttttcttttttttcttttttctttcttcttgtcATTCTTCCTTTGGGTTTGGGTTTGGGTTTTAATTTACTCGAGCTTTGGCAACAGTACCCgtgaagagaagagaagagcgTCGGGTATTTTCATAATTGTGCCGATAAAATAATGCGCTGAGCCCAAGCTATATGAATGGCTCATTGATATATGCTTACCAAAGCATAACAATTTTCCTAGAGAGTTTTACCACAATAAACAAACAGTCATTGAATAGTATAATATTACTTAGTTGCTGATATATATTATCCCAgaattttgatttttcattaTATGACCGACAACTTTCCCTTTCCTTTCCATTCcctttttttgttcaatttttgttttatatttaaattttgatgtcttttccactttttcttttattttagtcTCTCTAGTCTCCATAAAGGTGGAAGGCAAATCGACCAAACTACTCAAACTGACCAAAACTGCTATTAATTAAATGGTTGGGTTTGGGAATTGACAATGTTTGAATTGTAATATATGAAAGCTCACATAGTTtgcattgtttctttttattgttgtttgattaagtaattttattttggagtcttttaaaaaatataaaaaaaaaaaacgataaaatatttacaacaattccaaaaacggaaaaagtccagaggcctaccgtgtaaaataccaaaaatgcttcATCCACCACGCTGTCAATAACGCGCACGTAAACtatttgcgatcatttagatttggttattgtttgatttatacgtgatcgtttagatatagttcaatatatacgcaatcgtttagatatagttcaatatatatgcgatcgtttagatatgactataatttatatgcgatcggttagatatgattacaatttatcttttcaattcaccgtctaaataatttttattctttatacacaatcttttattttttttacaagatcttttacatttggctattttttttcaagattctggTACACAGTTTTGTACGTATGTAAATGCGCAAttagaaagatgatggaaataaattgaagcaaaaaaacgaagaggaaaagaagaaaaacgataaaaatattaaacaacataaataaagaattgaaaaataagaaaaatgatggaaagaaatcataaaaaagaaaaagaggaaagaagaaatacgaAATAACAAAATGGAGACGAATCGcgatgaagaaaagaaagatagaagggcaaacctgacATATAAAAAATGACTAACCTTAAGGTGTGTTGGGGTGGGATTTTAGGGGAaaaaggattaggaaattggtttggccaaggaatatgataaataatcctATCCCTAAATAACTCTACATTACCCTATCCAAATAACTCAATCTAAATtctgttattattttttaaattactacaatcataatccttcccccaaacacaattattataatactactatcataatctctctcccaaacacatactattatgacactaccttttatatttttttccccaaacacatattgtCATAACATTAggataatcctaggattataattattataatctttttactccataactctttccctgccccaaacgcaccctaagggcattgttacacgggccgtaaatagtttacagttttgttacatttgtgTAAGTTTCCCTATATTATATAAGTGTTTGAAATATTTTGAATATGTTAACTGTTGTTTTTGAACATATGGTTTAGAGGAATGTGCTATGTAGATTCTCTAAGTCTATGAAAGGTTTTGCctattttttacattttgtattattttctttaatcaaGTTCTCTCACTATTCGTAAATGCTAATTCATATTAATGAATCATGTAAAGTAAAAAACTTTCCTTTGAAGGGCTTGTCTCAATATACTTCTAAACGGTGAAGTTCTTGCAAGTTATCGTATTTTATTCATTCATACATGTCATCCTCTAAGGATTGACACCAATTATTTTGATACTACAAAACCtttgatattttaattagaACTAGTTTTTTCAAGAATTATCTACATGATTTGTATTGCCATCATTATGGTACCTTTCAacagttctttttcttttttgttaagcATCGTCGTAATTTTGTGACTTACAAGCTTGTTTGTTATTTCCCTTACCCATAGTTGGATTCATTGTTAATTGGTTGTTTCAAtattgaaaagaaataaaataaaaaataaagggaagaaATATGAAAGAGAATCAAATCGCTTACGAGTCATGAGTAGGAGTTAATTTTAACACAACTCAATTGATAAATTACCTATCACCACAATAAAAATTTATAGGTCGATCAAATAATAAATCCCAAGAGCACATGGAGACACACATAGAGACATATTTTTAAGAACCTAATCCTCTATAACtttatagaaaattctattaaaaGTTGAACAAATACATACATAGACTTACCAATTATTCTATGACATGAAAGAATATATTAAGGTGAAAGTGAAACTTACGATGAATTTGTAATAAGATTCTTACAAACATGTTTTATTTTGCTCGAGTTTAGAAACTTCATTCGATATTTTTAAACAACAAGTGAACAatataagaaatttttttaaggtGATCAATGATcaaacaaaacttaaaaaatagTACGACTACTAAAATTTAGTGattaaattacaaaagaattcCAATGGCTTAAAACGAGTGAAATCATACTTATAATCCCATAACTTTTAAATGtgttaaattttcaaatataacataTTTTGATATCCATTAATATCCGTTAACTCTCAATAGAATAATGAGGtgacttatatatatatatatatatatatatatatatatatatatatatatattaagatgTCAAACTAGATATTCACTAATATCGATGTAAcaaacctatagttttaattttaaggTAAATGCTAGATGATAATTTTTTAGTCATTCTAATGTTTGATGCAATTCATTcacatataaattttttaatggCTCGAGTTTGGGATACTATCCATTTTTGTGATCTTTTCTCTCCCTCCCAATTGTCTATTCTTCCCTTTTTGGGTTTTATGATTTGGGAATATTTGTTTACAATTTTGGGAGTTTATTTTAAACACTACCTTGTCATGGATAATAAtcacattagtttttttttttttgtggtccCTCTTGTTTGCTTTGAGtgatttcaatttgaattaaataaatggctaattataataggtag
This region of Cucumis melo cultivar AY chromosome 7, USDA_Cmelo_AY_1.0, whole genome shotgun sequence genomic DNA includes:
- the LOC103493101 gene encoding nucleoside diphosphate kinase 3-like is translated as MSSKICRSISGAARSILTASRSSRAYSTGGRAAASAATVSLRERLPSLASIYKNAGSGYASREWISGLLALPAGVYMLQEQEAHAAEFERTFIAIKPDGVQRGLISEIISRFERKGFKLVGIKVVVPSKEFAQKHYHDLKERPFFNGLCEFLSSGPVIAMVWEGEGVIRYGRKLIGATDPQKSEPGTIRGDLAVVVGRNIIHGSDGPETAKDEINLWFKPEELVSYTSNAEKWIYGEN